The following proteins are co-located in the Sporosarcina pasteurii genome:
- a CDS encoding LysM peptidoglycan-binding domain-containing protein — MQIHVVQRGQSLYRIARAYGISPEEIATANEIPDPSQLVTGQALVIPIEGSYHVVQPGQSLYIIGNLYGISYQELARINGISTNAILQVGQQLRIPEKQKRPINSFLYVEPRTPVAQSMIDEVRNRVGDLTFLGMFSYQVNRDGSVTPPSTANILQIADEAGVTNALVVSNLEDFAFSADLARAIFNDDAAQNQLFGNLIQIANDEGYGDIHFDFELLYPEDRELYTNFLRKARDRFRMAGLRISAAVAPKASDITTGIYGAHDYAAIGEILDYVMIMTYEWGYTFSDPQAVSPIQPVRSVMNYAASVIPNEKIFLGQNLYGYDWTFPFPPQGGPPARAISPQQAIQIALQNGAEIQYDFQAQAPFFQYTDAAGVLHEVWFEDARSIQAKFDLMNELGLGGIMYWKLGLSFPQNWLLLNDNFTIIKL, encoded by the coding sequence TTGCAAATTCATGTTGTGCAAAGAGGACAAAGTTTATATCGGATTGCGAGAGCATACGGCATCTCTCCCGAAGAGATTGCGACGGCAAATGAAATTCCGGATCCTTCCCAACTCGTAACTGGGCAAGCGCTCGTCATTCCAATCGAAGGAAGTTATCACGTCGTTCAACCAGGGCAGTCGTTATATATAATAGGAAATTTATATGGCATCAGCTATCAAGAGTTAGCTAGGATAAACGGCATATCAACAAATGCGATATTACAAGTTGGGCAGCAATTAAGAATTCCTGAGAAACAAAAGCGTCCAATCAACAGTTTTTTATACGTAGAGCCTAGAACGCCTGTCGCTCAGTCGATGATTGATGAAGTGAGAAATCGTGTAGGGGATTTAACTTTTCTAGGCATGTTTAGTTATCAAGTAAATCGCGATGGCTCAGTAACTCCTCCTTCTACGGCGAATATTTTGCAAATCGCAGATGAGGCAGGGGTCACGAATGCGCTAGTTGTCAGTAATCTAGAAGATTTTGCGTTTAGTGCTGATTTAGCGCGTGCAATTTTTAACGATGACGCAGCTCAAAATCAGTTGTTCGGAAATTTAATTCAAATTGCGAATGATGAAGGATACGGGGATATTCACTTTGATTTCGAGCTACTTTATCCCGAAGATCGCGAGCTATATACTAATTTTCTACGTAAAGCCCGGGACCGTTTCCGAATGGCTGGTTTACGAATATCGGCTGCTGTCGCTCCTAAAGCCTCCGATATCACAACTGGAATTTACGGTGCACATGATTATGCAGCAATAGGAGAAATATTGGATTATGTTATGATTATGACTTACGAATGGGGATATACGTTTAGTGACCCCCAAGCGGTAAGTCCAATACAACCTGTCCGAAGTGTCATGAACTATGCGGCAAGTGTCATACCGAACGAAAAGATTTTTTTAGGTCAAAATTTATATGGGTATGATTGGACATTCCCGTTTCCTCCCCAAGGAGGCCCGCCTGCTCGTGCAATCAGTCCACAACAAGCCATTCAAATCGCCTTGCAAAACGGGGCGGAGATTCAATATGATTTTCAAGCGCAAGCACCTTTTTTCCAATATACAGACGCTGCTGGGGTTTTACACGAAGTCTGGTTCGAAGATGCAAGAAGCATCCAAGCGAAATTTGATTTAATGAATGAACTGGGACTTGGCGGCATCATGTATTGGAAGTTAGGCCTTTCGTTCCCGCAAAATTGGCTGTTACTTAATGATAATTTTACGATAATCAAATTATGA
- the ilvD gene encoding dihydroxy-acid dehydratase, whose protein sequence is MRSNMIKIGVDRAPHRSLLYATGKVKPKDLEKPFIGVCNSYIDIIPGHVHLREFADIVKEAIVEAGGIPFEFNTIGVDDGIAMGHIGMRYSLPSRELIADSAETVINAHWFDGVFYIPNCDKITPGMLMAAARTNVPSVFVSGGPMEAGISSTGQQISLTSVFEGVGAHKSGKMSAEELLDIEMNACPTCGSCSGMFTANSMNCLMEMLGVTLPGNGTIVATSEKRKELVREAAKHLVRMIKEDVKPRDIITKEAIDDAFALDMAMGGSTNTVLHTLAIANEAGIDYDLADINKIAAKVPYLAKIMPASDISMDDINKAGGVEAIINELTKIPGAIHPERMTVTGKTMGELVGEHEITNTEVIRTKDNPYSPVGGLSVLYGNLAPEGSVIKVGAVDSSIQTFTGEAIVFNSQDEAQEAIDNGTVQAGHVVVIRYEGPKGGPGMPEMLAPTSAIMGRGLGTEVALITDGRFSGASRGISIGHISPEAAEGGPIALVEDGDIIEIDLPSRTMNVKISDEELAKRQENLKPFEPKIKKGWLARYSKLVTNASKGGIMSI, encoded by the coding sequence ATGAGAAGTAATATGATTAAAATCGGTGTTGACCGTGCTCCTCACCGAAGTCTTTTATACGCAACAGGAAAAGTGAAGCCGAAAGATTTAGAAAAGCCGTTTATTGGTGTTTGTAACTCATACATAGATATTATTCCAGGCCATGTTCATTTACGAGAGTTTGCTGATATTGTAAAAGAAGCAATTGTTGAAGCAGGTGGGATACCTTTCGAGTTTAATACAATCGGTGTGGATGATGGGATTGCAATGGGGCATATTGGTATGCGTTATTCATTGCCAAGTCGTGAACTCATTGCAGACTCAGCGGAAACGGTTATTAATGCGCACTGGTTTGATGGTGTATTTTACATTCCAAACTGTGACAAAATTACGCCAGGCATGCTGATGGCTGCTGCTCGTACGAATGTTCCCTCTGTTTTTGTATCAGGTGGACCGATGGAAGCAGGAATTAGCTCAACGGGGCAACAAATCTCCTTAACATCAGTATTTGAAGGGGTAGGCGCCCATAAATCTGGGAAAATGTCTGCCGAGGAATTACTAGATATTGAAATGAATGCTTGTCCAACATGCGGATCTTGTTCGGGGATGTTTACAGCGAATTCTATGAACTGTTTAATGGAAATGCTAGGCGTGACACTTCCAGGCAACGGTACAATTGTGGCAACAAGTGAAAAGCGTAAAGAATTAGTCCGCGAAGCAGCAAAACATTTAGTTCGTATGATTAAAGAAGACGTGAAACCACGAGATATCATTACGAAAGAAGCAATCGATGATGCATTTGCACTCGATATGGCAATGGGTGGCTCTACAAATACAGTTCTTCACACATTAGCCATAGCAAATGAAGCAGGCATTGACTATGATTTAGCAGATATTAATAAAATCGCCGCTAAAGTTCCATATTTAGCGAAAATCATGCCGGCATCTGATATTTCAATGGATGATATTAATAAAGCTGGTGGTGTCGAAGCAATAATTAATGAGCTCACGAAAATTCCAGGGGCAATTCATCCAGAAAGAATGACAGTGACTGGTAAAACGATGGGTGAACTTGTTGGAGAACACGAGATTACGAACACCGAAGTGATTCGTACGAAAGACAATCCATATAGTCCGGTCGGCGGATTATCGGTACTTTACGGTAACCTTGCTCCAGAAGGATCTGTCATCAAAGTAGGGGCAGTGGACTCATCTATCCAAACATTCACAGGCGAAGCGATTGTTTTCAATTCACAAGATGAAGCACAAGAAGCAATCGATAACGGAACAGTACAAGCAGGTCACGTTGTCGTCATTCGCTACGAGGGACCTAAAGGCGGACCCGGCATGCCGGAAATGCTTGCGCCAACATCTGCGATTATGGGACGAGGACTTGGAACAGAAGTAGCGCTGATTACAGATGGACGCTTTAGTGGTGCATCACGCGGCATCTCAATTGGACATATTTCACCTGAAGCAGCTGAAGGCGGTCCAATCGCTTTAGTTGAAGATGGGGATATAATCGAGATTGATTTACCAAGCCGGACAATGAACGTTAAGATTTCGGATGAAGAATTAGCGAAGCGACAAGAAAACTTAAAACCATTCGAGCCGAAAATTAAAAAAGGATGGTTAGCAAGGTATTCTAAACTGGTTACGAATGCCTCAAAAGGCGGTATTATGAGTATCTAG
- a CDS encoding multidrug efflux SMR transporter, producing the protein MGWLFVFLAAISEVVGVIGLKMFSQKKTWQNGLIYGLGFAASFAFLYVSFKYLQVSIAYAVWIGIGTAGAVLINMIVFDESKSIGRIISVGLIIIGVVGLKALS; encoded by the coding sequence ATGGGATGGTTGTTTGTATTTTTGGCTGCAATAAGTGAAGTCGTTGGGGTTATTGGTCTAAAAATGTTTAGTCAGAAAAAAACATGGCAAAATGGACTCATTTACGGGCTGGGTTTTGCTGCCTCGTTTGCCTTTTTATATGTTTCTTTTAAATATTTACAAGTTAGTATCGCTTATGCGGTTTGGATAGGGATTGGAACGGCAGGAGCAGTGCTTATTAACATGATTGTTTTTGATGAATCAAAAAGTATAGGAAGAATCATTAGTGTGGGACTTATCATTATTGGCGTCGTTGGATTAAAAGCCCTGTCATAA
- the ilvD gene encoding dihydroxy-acid dehydratase: MKKDLRINSKVFSEGTKRAPNRAMLRAVGLTDEGFEKPMVGIASTWSEVTPCNVHIDKLAIAAKKGAEAAGAVPMIFNTITIADGISMGTSGMRYSLPSRDVIADSIETVVGGENLDGLVAIGGCDKNMPGCMIAIANAEVPSIFVYGGTIAAGKLRGESIDLVSVFEGVGQLNSGQIDEEELNRIECNACPGAGSCGGMYTANTMSSAIEAMGMSLPGSSSNPAESAEKLADVEEAGHALYNLMEQGIYPKDIMTKEAFENAITVVMTLGGSTNAVLHLLAMAHAIDVDLTMDDFDRIQKKTPHLADLRPSGKYVMEDLHRIGGVQAVMKMLLEAGYLHGDCLTVTGKTVAENLQEAPDLAVGQKIIRPIDQAFSKEGPLVILKGNLSPNGAVAKMSGVSVTEHTGPARVFNTEEAATEAVMNDEIQAGDVLVIRHVGPKGGPGMPEMLSISGILVGKGLGEKVALLTDGRFSGGTHGLVVGHIAPEAQDGGPIAFIRDEDEITINSITQEIKVAVSEEEFEVRKKDWVAPPLQTKGILGKYAHTVSCASVGAVTDFYKKSSREKQPTYQ, encoded by the coding sequence TTGAAAAAAGATTTGAGAATTAATAGTAAAGTATTTAGCGAGGGTACGAAAAGAGCCCCGAACCGTGCAATGTTAAGAGCCGTTGGATTGACAGATGAAGGATTTGAAAAGCCAATGGTAGGAATTGCAAGTACATGGAGTGAAGTAACACCGTGTAACGTACATATTGATAAACTAGCAATTGCAGCGAAAAAAGGTGCAGAAGCTGCAGGTGCAGTGCCGATGATTTTTAATACGATCACGATTGCAGACGGTATTTCAATGGGAACGAGCGGAATGCGTTATTCATTGCCAAGTCGCGATGTCATTGCAGACTCGATTGAAACCGTCGTGGGCGGAGAAAATTTAGATGGCTTAGTCGCAATTGGCGGCTGTGATAAAAATATGCCGGGTTGTATGATTGCGATTGCCAATGCTGAAGTCCCATCTATCTTCGTTTATGGTGGAACGATTGCTGCAGGGAAATTACGCGGAGAGAGTATTGATCTTGTATCTGTTTTTGAAGGTGTTGGTCAATTAAATAGCGGTCAAATCGATGAAGAAGAGCTTAATCGTATTGAATGTAACGCTTGTCCTGGAGCAGGTTCATGCGGTGGAATGTACACTGCAAATACGATGTCCTCAGCGATTGAAGCGATGGGGATGAGTTTGCCAGGAAGCTCTTCAAACCCAGCTGAATCAGCGGAAAAACTTGCTGATGTTGAAGAGGCAGGGCATGCACTGTATAACTTGATGGAACAGGGGATTTATCCGAAAGATATTATGACAAAAGAAGCGTTTGAAAATGCGATTACGGTTGTCATGACATTAGGCGGTTCGACGAATGCAGTGTTACACTTATTAGCAATGGCTCATGCAATCGACGTAGATTTAACGATGGATGATTTCGACCGTATTCAAAAGAAAACGCCGCATCTCGCGGATTTAAGACCGAGCGGAAAATACGTCATGGAAGACTTGCATCGCATTGGTGGTGTTCAAGCAGTGATGAAAATGTTACTTGAAGCAGGTTACTTACATGGCGATTGCTTAACGGTAACAGGTAAAACAGTTGCTGAAAACTTACAAGAAGCTCCTGATTTAGCAGTTGGACAAAAAATTATTAGGCCAATTGATCAAGCATTTAGTAAAGAAGGTCCTTTAGTCATATTGAAAGGAAATCTATCTCCAAATGGTGCGGTCGCAAAAATGTCTGGCGTGTCCGTCACAGAACATACTGGACCAGCACGTGTCTTTAATACAGAAGAAGCAGCGACGGAAGCTGTCATGAATGATGAAATTCAAGCAGGAGATGTACTCGTAATTCGCCACGTTGGACCAAAAGGCGGACCGGGAATGCCGGAAATGTTATCGATTTCTGGAATTCTTGTTGGAAAAGGATTAGGCGAGAAAGTTGCTTTACTAACGGATGGTAGATTTTCAGGAGGAACACATGGATTAGTTGTCGGTCATATTGCTCCAGAAGCGCAAGATGGCGGTCCGATTGCCTTTATTCGAGATGAAGATGAAATTACAATTAACTCGATTACACAGGAAATTAAAGTGGCTGTATCCGAAGAAGAATTTGAAGTACGGAAAAAAGATTGGGTAGCCCCACCACTGCAGACAAAAGGTATACTTGGAAAGTATGCACATACCGTATCTTGTGCATCGGTCGGCGCGGTGACGGATTTTTATAAGAAATCTTCTAGAGAAAAACAGCCTACCTATCAATAG
- the metA gene encoding homoserine O-succinyltransferase: MPINIPKALPARRLLKQEKIFVMDEERASTQDIRPLNITILNLMPEKERTELQLLRLLGNTPLQVNVTFLHTATHESKNISKSHLDNFYETFEDVKNRRFDGLIITGAPIEHLRFEDVNYWEELTNIMEWSKDNVTSVLHICWGAQAALYYHYGINKFPLEKKCSGVYQHQLTDPTIELVRGFNDEFNVPHSRYTDVSMKEIKEHPELKLLAHSKDAGAFMIMSENGKHIMLTGHLEYDAGTLGEEYERDINKGLTIDVPENYFPNDDPTKQPLNTWRSHTHLLFSNWLNYYVYQQTPFEWK; encoded by the coding sequence TTGCCGATAAATATTCCGAAAGCTTTACCAGCACGTCGATTATTAAAGCAAGAAAAAATATTTGTAATGGATGAAGAACGTGCGTCAACTCAAGATATTCGTCCGCTAAACATCACGATATTAAATTTAATGCCGGAGAAGGAACGGACGGAATTACAGCTTTTACGTCTTTTAGGAAATACACCTCTTCAAGTCAATGTAACATTTTTACATACAGCGACCCACGAATCGAAAAATATTAGTAAATCACATTTAGACAATTTTTATGAGACTTTTGAAGATGTGAAAAATCGTCGTTTTGATGGACTCATTATTACCGGGGCACCAATCGAGCATTTACGTTTTGAGGATGTGAATTACTGGGAAGAGTTAACGAACATTATGGAATGGTCAAAAGACAATGTGACGTCTGTTTTACATATTTGCTGGGGCGCACAGGCGGCACTTTATTATCATTATGGCATTAATAAATTCCCATTGGAAAAAAAGTGTTCGGGTGTCTATCAACATCAGTTAACTGACCCAACTATAGAGCTAGTGAGAGGTTTTAATGATGAATTTAACGTCCCCCATTCTAGGTATACAGACGTTTCAATGAAAGAAATTAAAGAACATCCTGAGCTTAAATTACTTGCACATTCAAAAGATGCGGGCGCATTCATGATTATGTCTGAGAATGGAAAGCATATTATGCTTACAGGACATTTAGAATATGATGCGGGGACACTGGGAGAAGAATATGAACGTGATATAAATAAAGGATTAACAATCGACGTACCGGAAAATTATTTCCCAAATGATGATCCGACGAAACAACCGTTAAATACGTGGCGATCTCATACGCATTTACTTTTTTCAAATTGGCTTAATTATTATGTCTATCAACAAACGCCTTTTGAGTGGAAATAA
- a CDS encoding 4Fe-4S binding protein: MAYVITGACITEKAADCVLVCPVDCIEEGEDQYFIDPDVCIDCGACVAACPVDAIYHEEDLLDEDLPFLEKAKSFYNIA, encoded by the coding sequence TTGGCTTATGTCATTACAGGAGCATGTATTACAGAAAAAGCCGCAGATTGTGTTCTCGTTTGTCCAGTAGATTGTATTGAAGAAGGAGAAGATCAATACTTTATCGATCCAGATGTTTGTATTGATTGCGGTGCTTGTGTGGCTGCTTGTCCAGTAGACGCAATTTACCACGAAGAAGATTTACTAGATGAAGATCTGCCGTTTTTGGAAAAAGCAAAGTCATTTTATAATATTGCATAA
- a CDS encoding multidrug efflux SMR transporter, which produces MEKKWIYVALTSFFELVWIYGFNVASSWWHWILIVVFIFIDFHYLTKACEELPTGTVYAIFAGIGTVGTALMDVFLFGGSLGFGKVAFIIILVIGVIGLNLADKADEEKREKGLA; this is translated from the coding sequence TTGGAGAAAAAATGGATATATGTCGCATTAACAAGCTTTTTTGAATTGGTATGGATATATGGATTTAATGTGGCAAGCAGTTGGTGGCATTGGATATTGATTGTAGTATTTATTTTTATAGACTTCCACTATTTAACGAAAGCATGTGAAGAACTACCGACAGGAACGGTTTATGCCATCTTTGCCGGAATTGGTACGGTCGGTACTGCGTTAATGGATGTTTTTTTATTTGGCGGCAGTTTAGGGTTTGGCAAAGTCGCGTTTATTATTATTTTAGTTATCGGTGTCATCGGATTAAATTTAGCCGATAAAGCTGATGAGGAAAAGAGAGAGAAAGGACTTGCATAG
- a CDS encoding HAD family phosphatase → MRVAIFDFDGTLYSKETYQIMMDHLKEHPLYRKRYPQFMRTILPPYIASKAKIYPTEKMRERSMQIYLNALNELTIEEVDIYFEQIAQKMREDFNEAIVAKVKEHASDDFYMMLVSGAYTPLLHTAVQGLPFDTIIGTDIPVANGKITSKSPIYHIQGTRKNEKIQQVLHGKKIDWQNSFAYADSYSDLSVLSLVGNPVAVQPEPKLQTIAERREWTIL, encoded by the coding sequence ATGCGCGTAGCAATATTCGACTTTGATGGAACTTTATATTCAAAAGAAACGTACCAAATTATGATGGACCATTTAAAAGAACATCCTTTATACCGCAAAAGATATCCTCAATTTATGCGAACAATTTTACCACCATATATTGCGAGCAAAGCAAAAATCTATCCAACCGAGAAAATGCGCGAACGTTCTATGCAGATTTACTTAAATGCATTAAACGAACTAACAATCGAAGAAGTTGATATTTACTTTGAACAAATTGCACAAAAAATGCGCGAAGACTTCAACGAAGCAATTGTTGCCAAAGTAAAAGAACATGCTTCTGACGATTTTTATATGATGTTGGTATCGGGTGCATATACGCCTTTACTACATACAGCTGTTCAAGGTTTGCCTTTTGACACGATTATTGGGACAGATATCCCCGTTGCGAATGGGAAAATTACTTCAAAATCGCCAATTTATCATATTCAAGGAACTAGGAAAAACGAGAAAATCCAACAAGTCTTACACGGTAAGAAAATAGATTGGCAAAACAGTTTTGCTTATGCAGATAGCTACTCTGACTTATCGGTCTTAAGCTTAGTCGGCAATCCTGTCGCCGTTCAACCCGAACCGAAACTCCAAACAATCGCGGAAAGGCGAGAATGGACCATCCTATGA
- a CDS encoding ABC transporter ATP-binding protein, with the protein MNVLQIKNVTKQFGSFTALNQINLEVNKGEVVGFIGPNGAGKSTAIRVLLGILKATSGDAKIFGMDAWKEAVDIHQRIAYVPGDVNLWPNLTGGEVIDLFIKFRGSNHKCRRDELIRRFDLDPTKKCRTYSKGNRQKVALISAFASDADLYILDEPTSGLDPLMERVFQECVLEAKSAGKSVLLSSHILSEVERLCDKVVIIRKGEIIESGSLQSLRHLTRIILQVETKKPMLTLKELEGVHDIEETDGVYTVHVDSEKLDEVMRFVSLHGIVKLETAPPTLEDLFMRHYEGAKPSPELGVGGVS; encoded by the coding sequence ATGAATGTCTTACAAATAAAGAATGTAACGAAGCAGTTTGGTAGTTTCACTGCGTTAAACCAGATTAATCTTGAAGTGAATAAAGGTGAGGTTGTCGGATTTATCGGTCCGAATGGTGCCGGTAAATCGACAGCCATTCGTGTTTTGCTAGGCATATTGAAAGCAACTTCCGGTGACGCAAAGATTTTCGGGATGGATGCGTGGAAAGAGGCTGTAGACATTCATCAACGGATTGCATACGTTCCTGGAGATGTCAATTTATGGCCGAATTTAACGGGTGGTGAAGTAATCGATTTATTTATTAAGTTTCGAGGATCCAATCATAAATGTCGCAGAGATGAACTGATTCGAAGGTTCGATTTAGATCCGACGAAAAAATGCAGAACATATTCAAAAGGAAATCGCCAGAAAGTTGCTTTGATCTCAGCATTTGCATCTGATGCAGACTTGTATATTTTGGATGAACCAACATCTGGTCTGGACCCGCTAATGGAAAGAGTGTTTCAAGAATGTGTACTGGAAGCAAAAAGTGCAGGGAAAAGTGTATTGTTATCCAGCCATATTTTATCTGAGGTTGAACGTCTTTGTGATAAAGTGGTCATCATTCGAAAAGGAGAAATTATCGAATCAGGGTCTTTACAATCGTTACGTCATCTCACACGAATTATTCTTCAAGTTGAAACGAAGAAACCTATGCTTACTTTGAAGGAATTAGAAGGGGTTCACGATATTGAAGAAACAGATGGAGTATATACGGTGCATGTCGATAGCGAAAAATTAGACGAGGTTATGAGATTTGTTTCACTGCATGGCATTGTAAAATTGGAAACTGCACCGCCGACATTGGAAGATTTATTTATGCGCCATTATGAAGGTGCGAAACCATCTCCAGAATTAGGAGTAGGAGGTGTCTCTTAA
- a CDS encoding spore coat protein has translation MHTEPNKQPQNMQTGYVPPQMNHGGHELFDVHEVLSATIGALNQAMILRPHVKDPELLDILDRQHRFSLDEYNITVEAFKTGKDPSHPTGTYMMKQENDFVYGMKSTQPKSPMQPGAEISDEMISGFLLSSAKTGATARAAAALETCNPVLRRVLADSIPNCIEMAYELSIYQNKHHYYQVPQLAPEDMQGLLNAYTTSQGQPSMPPPTNLQ, from the coding sequence ATGCATACCGAACCGAACAAACAGCCTCAAAATATGCAAACAGGGTATGTCCCCCCACAAATGAACCACGGAGGACACGAACTATTTGATGTACATGAAGTATTATCCGCAACAATCGGAGCATTAAACCAAGCAATGATTTTACGTCCGCATGTCAAAGACCCTGAACTACTCGATATTTTGGATCGCCAACACCGGTTTTCGTTAGACGAATATAATATTACCGTGGAAGCTTTTAAAACGGGGAAAGACCCATCTCACCCAACCGGTACGTATATGATGAAACAAGAAAATGATTTTGTTTATGGGATGAAGTCGACCCAGCCTAAATCCCCAATGCAACCAGGCGCTGAAATTTCAGATGAAATGATTTCCGGCTTTTTGCTTAGTTCTGCGAAAACAGGAGCAACTGCGCGTGCAGCTGCTGCGCTCGAAACTTGTAACCCTGTGCTGCGCCGTGTACTTGCTGATTCCATACCAAACTGTATTGAAATGGCATATGAATTATCCATTTACCAAAATAAACATCATTATTATCAAGTACCACAACTCGCACCGGAAGATATGCAAGGCCTGTTAAATGCTTATACGACGAGTCAAGGTCAACCTAGTATGCCCCCGCCAACGAATTTACAATGA
- a CDS encoding ABC transporter permease: MFRQLFMNTGALSCLIVRRDRIRIPLWLLSLTAITILVAQTFTEMYSTAEERQAMAETMLNPAMTAMVGPAYGIDNYTIGAMFAHEMLLFTAITFGLMSILLVVRHTRADEEDGRIEMIRSLPTGRLSTLTATITVVSGVNILLANVIGFSLYALGIESMGLEGSLLYGAALGTTGILFTAVTAIFVQLSENSRAAIGFAFATLGIAYIIRAIGDIGDHVLSWFSPLGWILGTEVYVNNYWWPIMLAIGVSILLTIVALYLNAFRDLGAGFIVAKPGKEYASPLLQSPFGLYFRLQRTGLIAWSIGMFILGVSYGSVLGDLELFFADNELLGVLLSSVDGYSLTEQFLPMLMSIMAMIGTIPAIMAMNKLIGEEKKNRTEQLLSLAVSRRQMIGSSLAISVLVSFVMITFAIIGLWSAGSVVMEEEISFGTFYNAGIVYFPAMLVMISLAIFLIGVFPKFTSFSWGYLVYSFIVVYLGNLLGVPNWMNNISPFGHIPQIPVEDMDYMKISSIVLVAVVLTVIGFIGYRQRDIAG, translated from the coding sequence ATGTTCAGACAACTATTTATGAATACAGGAGCGCTTTCATGTTTAATAGTAAGACGGGATCGGATTCGTATACCACTATGGCTTCTATCACTTACAGCAATTACAATTTTAGTCGCACAAACTTTTACGGAGATGTATTCAACTGCTGAAGAAAGACAGGCAATGGCTGAAACAATGTTAAATCCAGCGATGACTGCAATGGTTGGGCCGGCGTATGGAATCGATAACTATACGATTGGTGCAATGTTTGCCCATGAAATGCTTCTATTTACAGCGATTACATTTGGACTAATGAGTATTTTATTAGTTGTACGCCATACAAGAGCGGACGAAGAGGATGGGCGTATTGAAATGATTCGATCACTGCCGACGGGGCGACTGTCAACGCTCACTGCAACGATTACTGTTGTAAGCGGTGTCAATATACTTTTAGCAAATGTGATTGGTTTCAGCTTATATGCGCTTGGCATAGAGAGTATGGGATTAGAAGGTTCGCTTCTGTATGGTGCTGCTCTTGGCACAACTGGGATTCTATTTACGGCGGTGACTGCAATATTCGTTCAACTTTCCGAAAATTCTCGTGCGGCGATTGGATTTGCTTTCGCTACTTTAGGTATAGCGTATATTATTCGCGCAATCGGTGATATCGGTGATCATGTACTTTCGTGGTTTTCGCCATTAGGTTGGATTTTAGGAACTGAAGTGTATGTTAATAATTATTGGTGGCCTATTATGCTAGCAATAGGCGTGTCAATATTATTAACGATTGTTGCACTTTACTTGAATGCTTTTCGAGATTTAGGTGCGGGATTTATTGTAGCGAAGCCTGGAAAAGAGTATGCATCCCCTTTATTACAAAGTCCGTTTGGGCTTTATTTTAGGTTGCAACGTACAGGTTTAATTGCTTGGTCGATTGGTATGTTTATTTTAGGTGTGTCCTATGGTTCCGTATTAGGAGATTTGGAATTGTTTTTTGCGGATAATGAATTGTTAGGAGTCCTACTTTCCTCAGTCGATGGGTATTCATTAACCGAACAATTTTTACCAATGTTAATGTCAATAATGGCTATGATTGGCACAATACCGGCGATTATGGCGATGAATAAATTGATTGGGGAAGAAAAAAAGAATCGGACAGAACAATTACTCAGTCTAGCAGTATCGCGTAGGCAAATGATTGGAAGTTCGCTAGCGATTTCAGTATTGGTAAGTTTTGTGATGATAACTTTTGCTATAATTGGACTTTGGTCTGCGGGAAGTGTGGTTATGGAAGAAGAAATTTCTTTTGGCACTTTTTATAATGCTGGAATCGTTTATTTCCCGGCAATGCTTGTCATGATAAGTTTAGCGATATTTCTTATAGGAGTATTTCCAAAGTTTACGAGTTTTAGTTGGGGATACTTAGTCTATTCTTTTATAGTTGTCTATTTAGGAAATTTACTCGGTGTACCTAATTGGATGAATAATATTTCGCCATTTGGACATATTCCTCAAATACCTGTAGAAGACATGGACTATATGAAAATAAGTAGTATTGTGCTTGTTGCTGTTGTACTCACAGTCATAGGATTCATTGGCTATCGACAAAGGGATATTGCAGGATAA